A part of Candidatus Cloacimonadota bacterium genomic DNA contains:
- the topA gene encoding type I DNA topoisomerase has product MAKNLLIVESPTKSKTISQYLGKDFNILASMGHIRDLPQKEFGINLKDDFKPTYVLDPKKSKVVNNIKKAAKESENIYLASDNDREGEAIAWHLKEILKRIIPEQDIYRIVFNEITRDAIIEAIEKPTHVDENKVDAQQARRILDRIVGYKVSPLLWKVITKNLSAGRVQTVALRLICERENEIRDFVPQEYWSIEADLKKDLPFSAILKKYANKVIKLSSQEEAEEVFNKLENAAYIVQDVKKEQKSIAPFPPFITSTLQQEASKLLGFSTKKTMKIAQELYEGVTIHGKNTGLISYMRTDSVRISDKANYQVRKYIKDSFPEEYLASHTRVYKNKNKAQDAHEAIRPTNSFTSPDSIKDFLSRDQYKLYNLIWKRFVATQLEKVKLENVTAQIKAEKGIFESSAAKILFDGFLKVYPHVPIKNLKDAFPELSLNDEVELIKLRKEQHFTQPPARYTEASLVRKLEQEGIGRPSTYAPIISTILQRKYVTLQKKKFFPTELGETVEKFLIDKFEDFFNVKFTAEMENKLDDIENGDLNWVEILGSYYNNFIDHLDKIDVAHEKKKHEQKTDILCDKCGSPMVIKYGKYGKFLACSAFPKCKNVKSLDEKDKVVEEETGEICPKCGGKILLKNGRFGKFYACENYPTCKYTKPFTIGVKCPQCGGEIIERKGKQGKKFFTCSNYPTCKFLTNKKPVAVKCPDCSAESMFVKPSRKKVKTLVCEKCGKEIVS; this is encoded by the coding sequence ATGGCAAAGAATTTACTCATTGTAGAATCACCAACTAAGTCCAAAACGATCAGCCAGTATCTTGGAAAAGATTTCAATATTCTCGCTTCAATGGGACACATCCGTGATCTTCCTCAAAAGGAGTTCGGCATCAATCTGAAAGATGATTTTAAACCGACCTATGTGCTTGATCCTAAAAAATCAAAAGTCGTAAATAACATTAAAAAAGCTGCGAAAGAGAGCGAAAATATCTACCTTGCATCTGATAATGACCGCGAAGGAGAAGCGATTGCATGGCATCTTAAGGAGATTTTAAAAAGGATCATTCCGGAACAAGACATTTACCGGATCGTGTTTAATGAAATCACCCGTGATGCAATAATCGAAGCTATTGAAAAGCCAACCCATGTTGATGAGAACAAGGTAGATGCACAGCAGGCACGCAGAATTCTCGACAGGATCGTTGGTTATAAAGTGAGTCCGCTTCTGTGGAAGGTCATCACAAAGAATCTTTCAGCAGGCAGGGTGCAGACAGTTGCACTCAGATTGATTTGCGAACGTGAGAATGAGATAAGAGATTTTGTTCCCCAGGAGTATTGGTCTATTGAAGCTGATCTGAAAAAGGATCTTCCTTTCAGTGCAATATTGAAAAAGTATGCAAACAAAGTCATTAAACTTAGTTCGCAGGAAGAAGCTGAAGAGGTTTTCAACAAACTGGAAAACGCAGCTTATATCGTTCAGGATGTGAAGAAAGAGCAAAAATCCATTGCGCCTTTTCCCCCTTTTATAACGAGTACACTTCAGCAGGAAGCCTCTAAACTGCTGGGATTTTCAACCAAGAAAACAATGAAGATCGCACAGGAATTGTATGAAGGTGTAACAATACATGGTAAGAACACTGGTCTCATTTCTTATATGAGAACAGATTCAGTGCGTATTTCAGACAAAGCAAATTATCAAGTTCGAAAATATATCAAAGATAGTTTTCCAGAGGAGTATTTGGCATCACATACAAGGGTGTACAAAAATAAGAATAAAGCGCAGGATGCACATGAAGCGATCAGACCGACTAATTCTTTTACCTCGCCCGATTCGATCAAAGATTTCCTTTCCAGGGATCAGTATAAATTGTATAATCTCATCTGGAAACGGTTCGTTGCGACCCAGCTTGAAAAGGTAAAACTTGAAAATGTGACAGCTCAGATCAAAGCTGAAAAAGGGATTTTCGAATCCTCGGCAGCTAAGATTTTATTCGATGGTTTCCTGAAAGTATATCCTCATGTACCGATCAAAAATTTGAAAGATGCATTCCCGGAACTTTCACTTAATGATGAAGTTGAATTAATAAAACTCAGAAAAGAGCAGCATTTTACACAACCTCCGGCACGATATACAGAAGCTTCACTTGTGAGAAAACTCGAGCAGGAAGGGATCGGTCGACCAAGTACGTATGCCCCGATCATCTCAACAATTCTTCAAAGAAAATATGTGACACTCCAAAAAAAGAAGTTTTTCCCAACAGAACTGGGAGAAACAGTTGAAAAATTCCTCATCGATAAATTCGAAGATTTTTTTAATGTAAAATTCACTGCTGAAATGGAAAACAAGCTTGATGATATTGAAAATGGTGATCTAAACTGGGTTGAAATACTTGGTTCTTATTACAATAATTTCATTGATCATTTAGATAAAATCGATGTGGCACATGAAAAGAAAAAACACGAGCAGAAGACGGATATCCTTTGTGACAAATGCGGCTCACCGATGGTCATTAAATATGGGAAATATGGAAAGTTTCTTGCGTGTTCGGCTTTTCCGAAATGTAAGAATGTGAAATCTCTCGATGAGAAAGACAAGGTTGTTGAAGAAGAAACAGGAGAGATCTGCCCCAAGTGCGGTGGAAAAATTCTGCTGAAAAATGGAAGGTTCGGTAAGTTCTATGCTTGTGAAAACTACCCGACCTGTAAATATACAAAGCCCTTTACGATTGGCGTGAAGTGTCCTCAATGTGGAGGAGAAATCATCGAAAGAAAAGGGAAGCAGGGAAAGAAATTTTTTACCTGTTCGAACTACCCGACCTGTAAATTTCTCACTAATAAGAAACCGGTTGCAGTCAAATGTCCTGACTGTAGCGCTGAGTCGATGTTTGTGAAACCATCCCGGAAAAAAGTGAAAACCCTTGTCTGTGAAAAGTGCGGGAAAGAGATCGTATCATGA
- a CDS encoding UMP kinase, protein MKYKRILLKISGEILQGNNSFGIENDAVTRVVKEIVDLHTKGLEIGIVAGGGNFFRGATSAIEGMRRPEADAIGMLATVQNAIVLHEKLREYHVLSEVFTAKSVASIGTCFSSEVAQSALRAGKVGLFAGGTGNPYFTTDTAAVLRALEIEADILFKGTKVDGVYDRDPVKYPDATIFDTISYNDYIELNLKVMDLTAISLAKNNHLKIKVFNIKDLGNISKAVFEDNFGSIIE, encoded by the coding sequence GTGAAATATAAAAGAATACTCTTGAAGATCAGCGGTGAAATTCTGCAGGGGAATAATTCCTTTGGAATTGAAAATGATGCTGTTACCAGAGTTGTAAAAGAGATCGTTGACCTGCACACAAAAGGACTGGAGATAGGTATCGTTGCTGGCGGTGGGAACTTTTTTAGAGGAGCTACCTCTGCCATTGAAGGAATGAGACGTCCAGAAGCCGATGCTATCGGTATGCTTGCAACTGTACAGAATGCAATTGTGCTTCATGAGAAGCTTCGTGAGTATCACGTGCTCTCAGAAGTGTTTACTGCAAAATCAGTTGCATCGATCGGCACATGTTTCTCTTCTGAGGTGGCACAGTCAGCACTCCGTGCAGGCAAAGTAGGGCTTTTTGCAGGAGGAACAGGAAATCCTTATTTCACTACTGATACTGCTGCAGTTCTCCGTGCACTTGAGATCGAAGCTGACATCCTCTTCAAAGGTACAAAAGTTGATGGTGTGTATGACAGAGATCCCGTAAAATATCCCGATGCAACGATCTTCGACACGATTTCCTATAATGATTATATAGAATTGAACCTCAAAGTAATGGATCTTACTGCAATTTCACTGGCAAAAAATAATCATCTTAAAATTAAGGTTTTCAATATCAAAGATCTTGGCAATATTTCCAAAGCTGTATTTGAAGATAATTTTGGAAGTATCATAGAATAG
- a CDS encoding ABC transporter permease: protein MKYTEVFVSGIKSILTHKLRSFLTLAGIMIGVAAVTTMFSSVEAMKNLIEETISSLGYDNVIVLYSKYPDTSNDQLKRYNTVKRFQQINYADYEALKENLNNIEYIYPTVDDQRNSIINGKQSQIRLKGVHNTFFDEKSYFISEGREFNVVESNNGENVCILGKTLSTKLFPKGDPIGQFISIGDIRLKIIGVIDYKASESSFAQGNEWERRLALESCYIPTKFASKYLRPMMNIDVLWIKANDAEIVGDVYNSAIQVLRSRHNMADDVGMQDISSIMLEVRQQVGEFLKNWNIILLAISSISLFTGGIGLFSILLISITERMKEIGIRKSIGAKNRDIFSYFLFESIILALFGGVVGTGIALLLIGALSTALKVDVSFPIMGIIVGLSFAVIVGFVSGFYPAYKASKIDPIKAIFYTE, encoded by the coding sequence ATGAAGTATACTGAGGTCTTTGTTTCGGGGATAAAAAGTATTCTTACGCACAAATTGCGCTCATTCCTTACCCTTGCAGGAATAATGATCGGTGTGGCTGCTGTCACCACGATGTTTTCATCAGTAGAAGCAATGAAAAACCTGATCGAAGAAACTATCAGCTCACTTGGTTATGACAATGTCATTGTTCTCTATTCGAAATATCCTGATACAAGTAATGACCAGTTAAAAAGATACAACACTGTAAAGCGATTCCAGCAAATAAATTATGCTGATTATGAAGCTCTCAAAGAGAACTTAAATAATATTGAGTATATTTATCCAACTGTCGATGACCAGCGAAATTCTATCATTAACGGAAAGCAAAGCCAGATACGCCTTAAAGGTGTACACAACACGTTCTTTGATGAGAAAAGTTATTTCATCTCTGAAGGAAGAGAATTTAATGTTGTTGAATCAAATAATGGCGAAAATGTGTGTATTCTCGGCAAAACCCTCAGCACAAAGCTTTTCCCGAAAGGTGATCCGATCGGACAGTTTATTTCGATTGGTGATATCCGTCTTAAAATTATTGGTGTAATTGACTACAAAGCAAGCGAGAGTAGTTTTGCACAAGGTAATGAATGGGAGAGACGTCTTGCATTGGAATCATGCTATATCCCAACAAAATTTGCTTCGAAATACCTGCGTCCAATGATGAATATTGATGTTTTGTGGATAAAAGCAAACGATGCAGAGATCGTCGGCGATGTGTATAATTCCGCCATACAAGTTCTACGGTCACGTCATAATATGGCTGATGATGTTGGCATGCAGGATATCAGCAGCATTATGCTGGAGGTGCGGCAACAGGTAGGTGAGTTCCTGAAAAACTGGAATATCATACTCCTGGCAATTTCAAGCATTTCACTTTTTACAGGTGGGATCGGCCTGTTCAGCATCTTGCTTATCTCGATTACAGAACGCATGAAAGAGATCGGCATCCGAAAAAGTATCGGTGCAAAGAATCGGGATATTTTTTCATATTTTCTATTTGAATCGATTATTCTTGCACTCTTCGGCGGTGTTGTAGGTACAGGAATCGCACTGCTCCTTATTGGAGCACTCAGCACTGCATTAAAGGTCGATGTATCATTTCCGATTATGGGTATCATTGTTGGATTGTCCTTTGCAGTTATCGTTGGATTTGTTTCTGGTTTCTATCCTGCTTACAAAGCTTCGAAGATCGATCCGATCAAAGCAATTTTTTATACGGAGTAG
- a CDS encoding DUF2723 domain-containing protein gives MIVSSADSVLQNVLSKQSKQTTITKSKTMDFENKCTIDRRTNAIIGLIVFLSVFIIYYITKPISLSFWDCGEYIACSSILGVPHPPGNPFYLVLGKFFTLLPIGLSHAQLVSLLSIFFSSFAVLFVYLSIVKLVAIWETKQIYAFLAGIFGALFIAFSQEFWINAIEAEVYGGLSFFIALIIWLTLIWTEKQRNFDHQNILLLIIYIFFLGFGVHQTTLQIAPAVLLIVVLPLVKFDKAFYKKLLIFILVGLALYYIFYLIGTGFGHGSLGKYIFAVFVIGVLMYYLRDYVQPKVWIFAFIMMIIGMSTHLILPIRAAADPFINEGDPSTLQRFMDYVFRKQYGPTSFTIRRAPILMQLDYHFLRYFSWQFFDAGVISNFLHVSKQFIHSIFQFIVIALGLTGLYYQFKKSKRSFIYLASLFIMASIVMILVMNLSSAEVRDRPYFFITAYMLWTFWMGIGVMGIVRFLKRRSKILAIIVLCLLATLPIINLASHYHKTDRSQELLSLEYGTNFLNGLDKNAIIFTNGDNDTFPLWYAQAVYDPNAEEYYLEEDTLLFKEIKGFSFTNKKELPSKTQRQLNEAYLAKKDLGGIRKDISVANLSLLNTPWYIKQLRDFEGIEINLSDKQIDALHPIQLSNEANFRVGDIKITFPKDKQLYVKDQMVLQIIKDNYGKRPIYFAVTVADRVDFDDYLQSEGMADRLVSTKAKYQINAPRLNHNIENVFDYSSIYNENLYKDENMERLINNYGADFMRMSTTFYQNGDYENAIKYLEKGMKFIKEKDRYLPSLANLYYEAGMYDSAIAVIDPLLEKTPNDPQLIYLQIEFLVKNNDIPEALDALENFIIDNTDQHYFLNRYVNIIRSNTDYIDRAIDYLDELIKQYPEKKSFQQFKAQLEDINKK, from the coding sequence ATGATTGTATCGAGTGCGGACTCTGTGTTGCAGAATGTCCTCTCGAAGCAATCAAAGCAAACAACAATCACAAAAAGTAAAACTATGGACTTTGAAAATAAGTGCACTATCGACAGGAGAACGAATGCCATCATCGGTTTGATAGTTTTCCTGTCTGTTTTTATTATCTATTATATAACGAAACCTATATCACTCTCCTTCTGGGATTGTGGTGAGTATATTGCATGTAGTTCGATACTTGGGGTTCCACACCCTCCGGGAAATCCCTTCTATCTGGTTCTCGGGAAATTCTTTACTCTTCTTCCGATCGGACTATCACATGCACAGCTTGTCAGCCTGCTTTCGATTTTCTTCAGCAGTTTTGCAGTCCTATTTGTGTATCTCTCAATTGTTAAACTTGTTGCGATATGGGAGACAAAACAGATCTATGCATTTCTTGCTGGAATCTTTGGAGCACTTTTTATTGCTTTTTCGCAGGAATTCTGGATCAATGCAATCGAAGCAGAGGTCTATGGAGGACTGTCGTTCTTCATTGCTTTGATCATCTGGCTGACGCTGATATGGACTGAAAAGCAAAGGAATTTTGATCATCAAAATATTCTGCTTCTTATCATATACATTTTCTTCCTCGGATTTGGCGTTCACCAAACAACATTGCAAATTGCTCCGGCAGTACTTCTGATCGTTGTTCTACCACTTGTGAAATTTGATAAAGCTTTTTATAAAAAACTCCTCATTTTTATACTTGTAGGACTTGCACTCTACTATATTTTCTATCTGATCGGAACAGGCTTTGGACATGGAAGTCTTGGGAAATACATCTTTGCAGTGTTTGTTATTGGTGTTCTGATGTACTATCTCAGGGATTATGTACAACCAAAGGTTTGGATCTTTGCTTTCATCATGATGATCATCGGCATGAGCACACACCTGATTCTACCCATACGAGCTGCTGCTGATCCTTTTATAAATGAAGGTGATCCATCAACCCTTCAACGCTTTATGGATTACGTGTTCAGAAAACAGTATGGACCGACCAGTTTTACAATTCGTCGAGCACCGATCTTGATGCAGCTTGATTACCATTTTCTCAGGTATTTCAGCTGGCAGTTCTTCGATGCCGGTGTGATCAGCAATTTCCTGCATGTTTCCAAGCAATTCATACATTCGATTTTCCAATTTATTGTTATAGCTCTTGGACTGACCGGTCTTTATTACCAGTTTAAAAAGAGCAAGAGATCGTTTATTTATCTTGCCTCACTCTTTATCATGGCAAGTATTGTAATGATCCTCGTGATGAACCTTTCCTCAGCAGAAGTTCGAGATCGACCATACTTCTTCATCACTGCATATATGCTGTGGACGTTCTGGATGGGGATCGGTGTAATGGGTATTGTCCGATTCCTGAAAAGGAGATCAAAAATACTTGCAATCATTGTTCTTTGCCTTCTTGCAACTCTGCCGATCATCAATCTTGCTTCTCATTATCATAAAACAGACAGAAGCCAGGAACTCCTCTCTCTTGAATATGGCACAAATTTCCTAAATGGTTTGGATAAAAATGCTATCATCTTCACAAATGGTGATAACGACACATTCCCACTCTGGTATGCACAGGCAGTCTATGATCCGAATGCAGAGGAATATTATCTCGAAGAAGACACGCTTCTCTTCAAGGAAATTAAGGGATTTTCTTTCACAAATAAGAAAGAGTTGCCTTCAAAAACTCAAAGACAACTCAATGAAGCATATCTCGCAAAGAAGGATCTCGGCGGTATTCGTAAGGATATCTCTGTAGCAAATCTCAGTCTTTTAAACACCCCGTGGTACATCAAACAATTGCGTGATTTCGAAGGGATCGAGATAAACCTGTCCGACAAACAGATTGATGCATTACATCCGATCCAGCTCTCAAATGAAGCGAATTTCCGTGTTGGTGATATCAAGATCACGTTCCCCAAAGATAAGCAGCTCTATGTTAAAGACCAGATGGTATTGCAGATCATCAAAGATAATTACGGTAAACGCCCGATATATTTTGCTGTTACTGTTGCAGATCGCGTTGATTTTGATGATTACCTCCAGAGTGAAGGTATGGCAGATCGACTGGTTTCGACCAAAGCGAAATACCAGATCAATGCCCCTCGACTGAATCATAATATTGAGAATGTGTTCGATTACAGTTCGATCTACAATGAAAATTTGTACAAAGACGAGAACATGGAACGTCTTATTAACAACTATGGCGCTGACTTCATGCGCATGTCCACAACTTTTTACCAGAACGGCGATTACGAAAATGCCATCAAATATCTGGAAAAGGGCATGAAGTTCATAAAAGAAAAGGATCGATATTTACCAAGTTTGGCTAATCTCTATTATGAAGCCGGTATGTATGATAGCGCAATCGCAGTCATTGATCCGCTACTTGAGAAAACTCCCAATGATCCTCAGCTCATTTATCTTCAAATAGAATTTCTCGTGAAAAATAATGATATTCCTGAAGCACTCGATGCACTTGAGAACTTCATTATCGATAACACTGACCAGCACTATTTCCTCAATCGATATGTGAATATTATCCGTAGTAATACAGATTATATAGATAGAGCAATCGATTATCTAGACGAACTCATCAAGCAATATCCAGAGAAGAAATCTTTTCAGCAGTTCAAAGCTCAGCTTGAAGATATTAACAAGAAATAG
- the secA gene encoding preprotein translocase subunit SecA translates to MFKKVLTKVFGTQFEREVKKIQPVVDEINRIFPELSSLSEDELKHKTVEFKEKIQDRIAAKQQLLEELERSYDETSDDNEKDKIGFQIDDAQKDLDNETAKVLDEILPEAYAVIKETCRRLGGTSWSVRGRETKWNMIPYDVQLIGAIALHKGMVTEMKTGEGKTLVATMPLYLNALVGKGSHLITVNDYLAQRDSEWMGQIYTFHGLTVGCIIGDQEPSVRREQYEADITYGTNNEFGFDYLRDNMAVSPEGLVQRGHHYCIVDEADSVLIDEARTPLIISGTVEHSKNYYRELNPQIRKLETKQQRLVNELLSEINTMIENGTALENDFEFGKKLLTVKRAAPKAKRFLKLLKEGQYQKIMNEVEGQYLREKQLHKIDELLYYVIDEGQRSADLNEMGQDELSKYDSSLFVMPDLDEEIEKINDDESLNLEDKQIKKKKLQEEFLEKNEKLHNIKQMLLAYSLFEKDVEYIVSDNRVIIVDQFTGRLMPGRRFSEGLHQALEAKENVQIQEATQTLATITLQNYFRMYTKLAGMTGTAITEQVEFEEIYKLPVIEIPTNEPIRRRDYDDLIYRTKKEKYEAITEEIEELYKQRRPVLVGTVSVEVSEIISRLLKRKNVPHEVLNAKYHEKEAEIVAYAGMPGSVTIATNMAGRGTDIKLGEEIVRCDTCVIACESGCEDAGKNKPTPDHDCSADMPCGLHIIGTERHESRRIDRQLRGRSGRQGDPGSSRFYLSLEDDLMRIFGSDKIAGLMSHMGLEEGDAIKHPWMTRAVENAQKKVEGHNFEIRKQLIKYDDVMNQQREVIYSYRRKVLRGLDLRDEILEMLYDTINTKVSSFIGSTEYEENWPLEDIVEWFENEFGLKLNISFEIGSIRNQEDLVDELYEQLQKAYASKEKNFEDEQRKLERYALLKVVDEQWKDHLYEMDRLKEGISLRAYGQKDPLIEYKRESYDLFLNLIDTIKEKVIKNVYTLYPALYYQVQERIKNMQLSHKERNAFDHVASRAEDQRERLHQMQMNEQKEQQQPEEPKLQPMRRDAEKVGRNDPCPCGSGKKYKHCCGRKG, encoded by the coding sequence ATGTTTAAAAAAGTTTTAACAAAAGTTTTCGGTACGCAGTTCGAGCGGGAAGTTAAGAAAATCCAGCCCGTTGTCGATGAGATCAATCGTATCTTTCCCGAACTTTCGTCTTTATCTGAGGATGAATTAAAGCATAAAACCGTCGAATTCAAAGAGAAAATTCAAGATCGAATCGCAGCAAAACAGCAGCTCCTCGAAGAACTCGAAAGAAGTTACGATGAAACCTCTGATGATAATGAAAAGGACAAGATCGGTTTTCAGATCGATGATGCACAAAAAGATCTCGATAATGAGACTGCAAAGGTACTCGACGAAATTCTCCCCGAAGCATATGCAGTGATCAAAGAGACCTGCCGCCGTCTAGGGGGCACATCCTGGTCTGTTCGTGGACGTGAAACCAAGTGGAATATGATCCCGTACGATGTCCAACTCATTGGTGCTATTGCGCTGCATAAAGGAATGGTAACAGAAATGAAAACAGGTGAGGGAAAAACACTTGTTGCGACTATGCCTTTGTATCTGAATGCTCTTGTAGGAAAGGGTTCTCATCTTATTACTGTGAATGATTACCTTGCCCAGCGTGACTCCGAATGGATGGGACAGATCTATACATTCCATGGTTTGACAGTTGGCTGTATTATTGGTGATCAGGAACCCTCTGTTAGAAGAGAACAGTATGAAGCGGATATCACATATGGCACAAATAATGAATTCGGCTTTGATTATTTGAGAGATAACATGGCAGTGAGTCCTGAAGGGCTCGTACAACGGGGGCATCATTACTGCATTGTGGACGAAGCGGATAGTGTTCTCATCGATGAAGCACGAACACCGCTCATTATTTCCGGAACAGTCGAACATTCCAAGAATTACTATCGGGAACTCAATCCACAGATCAGGAAACTCGAGACAAAACAGCAACGCCTTGTGAACGAACTTCTTTCCGAAATTAATACAATGATCGAAAACGGAACTGCACTGGAAAATGATTTTGAATTCGGTAAGAAGTTGCTTACCGTCAAGCGCGCAGCACCAAAAGCAAAGCGTTTTTTAAAATTGTTGAAAGAGGGGCAGTATCAAAAGATCATGAATGAGGTCGAGGGGCAGTATTTGCGTGAGAAACAACTTCATAAGATCGATGAGCTTCTCTATTATGTTATCGATGAGGGACAGCGAAGCGCTGATCTCAATGAAATGGGGCAGGATGAGCTTTCGAAATACGACAGTTCACTCTTTGTCATGCCTGATCTCGATGAAGAGATCGAGAAGATAAACGATGATGAGTCACTCAATCTCGAAGATAAACAGATCAAAAAGAAAAAACTCCAGGAGGAGTTCCTCGAAAAGAACGAAAAACTGCATAACATCAAGCAAATGCTTCTTGCATATTCACTTTTTGAAAAGGATGTTGAATATATTGTTTCTGATAATCGAGTGATCATTGTTGACCAATTCACCGGCAGGCTCATGCCCGGCAGACGCTTCAGCGAAGGACTCCATCAGGCATTGGAAGCAAAAGAGAATGTACAGATCCAGGAAGCAACGCAGACGCTTGCTACCATTACACTTCAGAATTATTTCCGCATGTATACAAAACTCGCTGGTATGACAGGTACTGCAATAACCGAACAGGTCGAGTTTGAAGAAATATATAAACTTCCAGTTATAGAAATTCCTACAAATGAACCGATCCGCAGACGTGATTATGATGACCTGATCTATAGAACAAAAAAAGAGAAGTATGAGGCGATAACAGAAGAGATCGAAGAGTTGTATAAGCAGCGAAGACCGGTGCTTGTGGGAACCGTTTCTGTCGAGGTCTCTGAGATCATCAGCAGGTTGCTGAAAAGAAAAAATGTCCCTCATGAAGTTTTGAATGCGAAGTATCATGAAAAGGAAGCAGAGATCGTTGCATACGCAGGTATGCCTGGCTCTGTAACAATAGCCACAAACATGGCAGGTAGGGGAACAGATATTAAACTTGGAGAAGAAATCGTACGTTGCGATACATGTGTCATTGCATGCGAATCAGGCTGCGAAGATGCAGGAAAAAATAAACCAACACCGGATCACGATTGCAGCGCAGATATGCCGTGTGGCTTGCATATTATTGGCACGGAACGTCATGAAAGTAGACGTATCGACAGGCAGCTTCGCGGTAGAAGCGGACGTCAGGGCGATCCGGGTTCTTCGCGATTTTACCTTTCACTCGAAGATGATCTCATGAGGATTTTCGGATCAGACAAAATTGCTGGTCTCATGTCACATATGGGATTAGAAGAAGGTGATGCAATCAAGCATCCGTGGATGACAAGAGCAGTCGAAAATGCTCAGAAAAAAGTTGAAGGTCATAACTTCGAAATACGTAAACAACTCATCAAATATGATGATGTCATGAACCAGCAAAGAGAGGTTATCTATTCATACAGGCGTAAAGTTTTAAGAGGTCTCGATCTTAGAGATGAGATTCTGGAAATGCTTTATGATACGATAAATACAAAAGTTTCCTCATTTATTGGTTCAACTGAATATGAAGAAAATTGGCCACTCGAAGATATTGTGGAATGGTTCGAAAATGAATTTGGTCTTAAGCTCAATATTTCGTTCGAGATCGGTTCGATCAGGAACCAGGAAGATCTTGTTGATGAGTTATATGAGCAACTACAAAAAGCCTATGCTTCCAAAGAGAAAAATTTTGAAGATGAGCAGCGGAAGCTAGAACGCTACGCATTGCTTAAAGTAGTGGATGAACAGTGGAAAGATCATCTCTATGAAATGGATCGTCTAAAAGAAGGCATCAGTCTGCGCGCTTATGGCCAGAAAGATCCGCTTATCGAATATAAGAGAGAGAGCTATGACCTTTTTCTCAATCTGATCGATACGATCAAAGAGAAAGTGATAAAGAATGTTTATACGCTCTATCCTGCGCTGTATTATCAGGTACAGGAGCGGATAAAAAATATGCAGTTATCGCATAAAGAAAGAAATGCATTCGACCATGTTGCATCTCGTGCAGAAGACCAGCGTGAAAGATTACACCAGATGCAGATGAATGAACAAAAAGAACAGCAACAACCTGAAGAACCAAAGCTTCAGCCTATGCGCAGAGATGCGGAAAAGGTCGGCAGAAATGATCCGTGCCCGTGTGGGAGTGGTAAAAAATATAAGCATTGCTGTGGACGGAAAGGATAA
- a CDS encoding 4Fe-4S binding protein, whose amino-acid sequence MSYIITSDCIKCGSCVEVCPEGAIVEDDTQYIITDDCIECGLCVAECPLEAIKANNNHKK is encoded by the coding sequence ATGAGTTACATCATCACTTCAGATTGTATTAAATGTGGATCCTGCGTAGAAGTATGTCCGGAAGGCGCAATCGTCGAAGACGATACTCAGTACATAATTACCGATGATTGTATCGAGTGCGGACTCTGTGTTGCAGAATGTCCTCTCGAAGCAATCAAAGCAAACAACAATCACAAAAAGTAA
- the frr gene encoding ribosome recycling factor, giving the protein MQELESIYKDTRNKMEKAIDALHKELLKIRTGKANISLLEDITVDYYGQSSPLNHVGTISIPEARLIMINPWEKNMLSVIEKAILASDLGITPQNDGNVIRLSFPPLTEDRRKDLVKLVKKHGEEAKISVRNIRRNANDEIKKFEKDSVISEDNSKDGLDEVQEITDEFIKKIDETVEHKEKEIMEI; this is encoded by the coding sequence ATGCAAGAATTAGAATCGATCTACAAAGATACGCGCAATAAGATGGAAAAAGCCATCGATGCGCTTCATAAGGAGCTTTTGAAGATCAGAACCGGAAAAGCGAATATCTCTCTCCTTGAGGACATCACTGTTGATTACTATGGACAATCCTCTCCTCTCAATCATGTAGGCACAATATCAATACCCGAAGCCCGTTTGATCATGATCAATCCCTGGGAAAAAAATATGTTGTCAGTTATCGAAAAAGCAATACTTGCTTCTGATTTGGGTATCACACCGCAAAATGACGGGAATGTAATACGCCTGAGTTTCCCTCCGCTAACTGAGGACAGAAGAAAAGATCTTGTTAAATTGGTTAAAAAGCACGGAGAAGAAGCGAAAATTTCAGTTCGCAACATTCGAAGAAATGCTAATGACGAAATAAAGAAATTCGAAAAAGACAGTGTCATTTCTGAGGATAATTCTAAAGACGGTCTTGATGAAGTTCAGGAAATTACCGATGAATTCATCAAGAAGATTGATGAAACTGTCGAACATAAAGAAAAAGAAATCATGGAGATTTAA